In a single window of the Acinetobacter sp. CS-2 genome:
- the dapA gene encoding 4-hydroxy-tetrahydrodipicolinate synthase — translation MTQQAQIIQGSIVAIVTPMFEDGSVDWKGLEKLVEWHIEQGTNSIVAVGTTGEASTLSMAEHTRVIKEIIRVANKRIPIIAGTGANSTHEAIELTREAKELGADAALLVTPYYNKPTQEGLYQHYKAIAEAVDLPQILYNVPGRTGVDMLNETVIRLADIPQIVGIKDATGDVARGKELIEGLAGKDMTVYSGDDATAYQLMGLGAKGNISVTANVAPKEMSLICAAALAGDAEGAEALNNKVANLHNILFCESNPIPVKWALHEMGLIGTGIRLPLTPLAEQYRTPLREALSAAGVIK, via the coding sequence ATGACTCAGCAAGCACAGATCATTCAAGGTTCAATTGTCGCAATCGTCACCCCGATGTTTGAAGATGGCAGCGTAGATTGGAAGGGTCTAGAAAAGCTGGTTGAGTGGCATATAGAACAAGGCACCAACAGTATTGTGGCTGTAGGGACCACAGGTGAAGCATCGACTCTAAGCATGGCTGAACATACCCGCGTGATTAAAGAAATCATCCGTGTAGCCAACAAACGCATTCCTATTATTGCCGGTACCGGTGCAAACTCGACTCATGAAGCCATTGAGCTCACCAGAGAAGCAAAAGAGCTCGGTGCAGATGCCGCATTACTGGTTACGCCTTATTACAACAAGCCTACACAGGAAGGTTTATATCAGCACTACAAAGCGATTGCTGAAGCTGTTGATTTGCCTCAAATTCTGTATAACGTCCCAGGACGTACCGGCGTGGACATGCTTAACGAAACCGTGATCCGTCTGGCCGATATTCCGCAAATTGTCGGTATTAAAGATGCCACTGGGGATGTAGCGCGTGGGAAAGAACTCATCGAAGGATTAGCCGGCAAAGACATGACGGTTTATTCTGGCGATGATGCGACTGCATACCAATTAATGGGACTTGGCGCTAAAGGCAACATTTCTGTCACTGCCAATGTCGCACCGAAGGAAATGAGCCTGATCTGTGCTGCAGCACTCGCAGGTGATGCAGAAGGTGCTGAAGCTTTAAATAATAAAGTTGCAAATTTACACAATATTTTATTTTGTGAATCTAACCCAATTCCTGTGAAATGGGCACTCCATGAAATGGGCTTAATTGGTACCGGTATTCGCTTACCATTAACTCCTCTTGCAGAACAATATCGTACCCCGTTGCGTGAAGCACTCAGCGCTGCGGGTGTCATTAAATAA
- a CDS encoding lipoprotein-34 precursor (NlpB), which yields MQLRFGLTLALSAFSLAGCSSMGISNGSLDYKNTTTLEPVKYPEGSMVRPATPLYPAPTIDPLAIEHAPKLENKHGNRFALPRPDKAQSNSAADAQQDSTNIGRPQLVRDGNQNPLLKIDGNSATIWQYTLATLSSLNHSIVGQSKNRYEVTIKIDQQIYVLRLTSVGTSNNLAVFNADNSFADQEKAAELLTQIYQNWPA from the coding sequence ATGCAATTACGTTTCGGTTTAACCCTTGCACTTTCGGCATTCAGTTTAGCGGGTTGTAGTTCCATGGGAATCAGCAATGGTTCACTGGACTATAAAAATACAACAACCCTTGAACCTGTGAAATATCCGGAAGGTTCAATGGTTCGACCGGCAACGCCGTTGTATCCTGCCCCAACAATTGACCCGCTGGCGATTGAGCATGCACCCAAGCTTGAAAACAAGCACGGTAACCGCTTTGCTCTACCCCGTCCCGACAAGGCGCAAAGCAATAGCGCTGCCGATGCTCAACAAGACAGCACAAATATCGGTCGTCCACAGCTGGTTCGTGATGGAAACCAAAATCCACTGCTCAAAATAGACGGAAATTCTGCTACAATCTGGCAGTACACACTTGCCACCCTCAGTAGCCTCAACCATAGCATTGTTGGTCAAAGTAAAAATCGTTACGAAGTAACCATTAAGATTGACCAGCAGATTTATGTATTAAGACTGACCTCTGTAGGCACAAGTAACAACTTAGCTGTATTCAATGCCGATAACAGCTTTGCAGACCAAGAAAAAGCTGCAGAACTGTTAACCCAGATTTACCAAAATTGGCCAGCCTAG
- the purC gene encoding phosphoribosylaminoimidazolesuccinocarboxamide synthase, with the protein MLKQTLLYTGKAKSVYETDSADHLILVFRDDASAFNGEKIEQLDRKGKVNNRFNAFIMEKLAAAGIETHFEKLLSPTEVLVKKLKMVPVECVIRNYAAGSLCRRLGVEEGKELVPPTFELFFKDDALGDPMVNESQAIALGWATAEQLAQMKELTYKVNEVLKGLFDAGNMLLVDFKLEFGVFHDRIVLGDEFSPDGCRLWDKDTKKKLDKDRFRQGLGGVVEAYEEVAARLGIDLSDI; encoded by the coding sequence ATGTTGAAACAAACCTTGCTCTATACTGGTAAAGCGAAATCTGTTTATGAAACAGATAGTGCAGATCACCTTATCCTAGTTTTCCGTGACGATGCTTCTGCATTTAACGGCGAAAAAATCGAACAGCTGGATCGTAAAGGCAAGGTGAACAACCGTTTTAACGCCTTCATCATGGAAAAATTGGCTGCTGCTGGCATTGAAACTCACTTTGAAAAACTTCTTTCTCCAACTGAAGTTTTAGTGAAAAAATTGAAAATGGTTCCAGTTGAATGTGTAATCCGTAACTATGCTGCCGGTTCTTTATGCCGTCGTTTAGGCGTAGAAGAAGGTAAAGAACTGGTTCCACCTACTTTCGAATTGTTCTTCAAAGATGATGCGCTTGGCGATCCAATGGTGAACGAATCTCAAGCGATTGCTTTAGGTTGGGCAACTGCTGAACAGTTGGCACAGATGAAAGAACTCACTTACAAAGTGAACGAAGTGCTTAAAGGCTTGTTCGATGCAGGTAACATGTTACTTGTAGACTTCAAACTTGAATTCGGTGTATTCCACGACCGTATCGTACTGGGTGATGAATTCTCTCCAGACGGTTGCCGTCTATGGGACAAAGACACCAAGAAAAAACTCGACAAAGACCGTTTCCGTCAAGGTTTAGGCGGTGTTGTTGAAGCTTATGAAGAAGTTGCTGCACGTTTAGGTATCGACCTTTCTGATATCTAA
- a CDS encoding replication-associated recombination protein A has protein sequence MSESHIPLPERLRPRDLSEIIGQDHLLGAGAPLRQMIDQGHLPSIIFWGPPGVGKTTIALLLAQAVDRPFISLSALNTGVKELREVIAESGDLLTPVVFIDEIHRFNKSQQDALLNAVEKGKITLIGATTENPSFEVNNALLSRCQVYTLNALDDESIRTLLNNAIQQDAFLKERYIQIEEYEALLQFAAGDARKALNLLDLIASTFEPELENIITNAIVVKVAQQNIARYDKSGEQHYDLVSAFIKSIRGSDPDAALYWMARMLKGGEDPVFIARRMLIAASEDIGNSNPNALLLAGECFRSVQAVGMPECRIILGQCAVYLATSAKSNSTYLAINKALDLAEKTANLPVPLHLRNAPTKLMKEQGYGVNYLYPHNYPEHFVLQEYMPPELKGTKLYESARNKREVEGEKLQQRRWMQQQQQQ, from the coding sequence ATGTCTGAGAGCCATATTCCACTCCCTGAACGACTTCGTCCGCGTGATTTGTCCGAAATTATCGGGCAAGATCATTTATTGGGAGCAGGTGCCCCCTTACGTCAAATGATTGATCAGGGCCATTTACCTTCCATCATTTTTTGGGGGCCACCAGGCGTTGGAAAAACCACCATTGCTTTGCTTTTGGCTCAAGCCGTGGATCGGCCCTTTATCAGTTTATCGGCGCTCAATACCGGAGTAAAAGAACTGCGTGAAGTGATTGCCGAAAGTGGCGATTTATTGACCCCGGTCGTGTTTATTGATGAAATTCACCGTTTTAACAAGTCACAGCAAGATGCCTTATTGAATGCAGTAGAAAAAGGCAAAATTACCTTAATTGGAGCAACCACAGAAAATCCCTCTTTTGAAGTGAACAATGCCTTGTTATCGCGTTGTCAGGTGTATACCTTAAATGCGCTGGATGATGAGTCAATTCGAACTTTATTGAATAATGCCATACAGCAGGATGCCTTTTTAAAAGAGCGTTATATCCAAATTGAAGAATACGAAGCATTACTGCAATTTGCGGCTGGAGATGCACGTAAGGCGCTTAATCTTCTAGATTTAATTGCCAGTACTTTTGAACCGGAACTGGAAAATATCATCACCAATGCCATTGTGGTCAAGGTGGCGCAGCAGAATATTGCCCGTTATGACAAATCGGGTGAGCAGCACTATGACCTGGTCTCTGCCTTTATTAAATCCATCCGCGGCAGTGATCCGGATGCAGCGCTGTACTGGATGGCGCGCATGCTAAAAGGCGGCGAAGATCCGGTGTTTATTGCCCGTCGTATGCTGATTGCCGCTTCGGAAGATATTGGCAATTCCAATCCGAATGCCTTGCTTCTGGCAGGCGAATGTTTCCGTTCGGTACAGGCTGTGGGCATGCCGGAGTGTCGTATTATTCTCGGTCAATGTGCAGTGTATTTGGCGACCAGTGCCAAAAGTAACAGCACTTATCTTGCTATTAATAAGGCACTCGACCTGGCTGAAAAAACTGCAAACTTGCCTGTGCCGCTACATTTACGCAATGCACCAACCAAGCTCATGAAAGAGCAGGGCTATGGTGTGAATTATCTCTATCCGCATAATTATCCAGAGCATTTCGTTCTGCAAGAGTATATGCCACCTGAATTAAAAGGCACCAAGCTATACGAATCTGCACGGAACAAGCGCGAAGTGGAAGGAGAAAAACTGCAACAGCGTCGCTGGATGCAACAGCAACAACAGCAATAA
- a CDS encoding YcgN family cysteine cluster protein, with amino-acid sequence MTESLRPQFWKEYALTELNPAEWEALCDGCGLCCLIKLEDEELQEVAYTKVACKLLDCKTARCSNYEQRLDHVPDCIQLTPEKLATIHWLPPSCAYRRLKEGKSLPAWHYLNTGTRDSVIKARKSAAGRCISETEVNEDDLEEYIVRWVR; translated from the coding sequence ATGACCGAATCCTTACGCCCACAATTTTGGAAAGAATATGCTCTAACTGAACTTAATCCTGCCGAATGGGAAGCATTATGTGATGGTTGCGGTCTCTGCTGTTTAATCAAATTAGAAGATGAAGAACTGCAAGAAGTCGCTTATACCAAGGTGGCTTGCAAACTTTTAGACTGCAAAACTGCACGTTGTAGTAATTATGAGCAGCGACTTGACCATGTGCCGGATTGTATTCAACTCACACCAGAAAAATTAGCCACTATTCATTGGCTGCCGCCGAGCTGTGCTTATCGCCGTTTAAAAGAAGGCAAGAGTCTACCTGCCTGGCATTATTTAAATACAGGAACACGTGACAGTGTGATCAAGGCGCGCAAATCGGCAGCAGGCCGTTGTATTTCCGAAACAGAAGTCAATGAAGACGATCTTGAGGAATATATTGTGCGCTGGGTTCGTTAA
- a CDS encoding DUF1328 domain-containing protein: MFRWAIIFAVIALIASLLGFAGVAGLSKDFAVILLVVAVILAIIGFLSRGRV; encoded by the coding sequence ATGTTCCGTTGGGCGATTATTTTTGCAGTGATTGCACTGATTGCAAGTCTACTAGGTTTTGCTGGCGTCGCAGGATTATCTAAAGATTTTGCGGTTATTTTACTCGTGGTTGCCGTTATTTTAGCAATCATCGGCTTCCTCTCCAGGGGAAGAGTTTAG
- the murJ gene encoding murein biosynthesis integral membrane protein MurJ produces MVTMALWRSTFIVSTMTMLSRVLGLVRDVVLLNVFGAGKDFDTFVVAFRIPNFFRRLFAEGAFSQAFIPVLTEYKTTKTHAEVQILISRVFGCLATFMTTLTFIAMVAAPAVLYIYAPGFHDDPEKFALATDMFRLTIPYLLFMSLTAFASSILNSYGSFSTPAFSPVLLNITMIAGAWWLTPYMAEPIMALGWAVVIAGILQLVIQIPELWRKKLLIPPKVDFKHEGVERIMKLMLPALFGVSVTQINLLLNTIWASFMQDGSVSWLYSAERMTELPLGLIGVAIGTVILPSLSARHAEQDQVKFRGMIDWAAKVIMLVGIPASIALFMLSTPIIQALFQRGQFTLQDTQMTALALQCMSAGVISFMLIKVFAPGFYAQQDTRTPVRVGLMAVAANAILNVVFIGFFKLIDWHAEHMALALASSGSALVNAGMLYFYLHKRNIFRFAGHWKKLFLQYAVANAAMIAALWYGLSWYNGDVSQWMRILEVIGLCIAGVVAYAIGLLATGFRPRHLRP; encoded by the coding sequence GTGGTTACGATGGCGCTTTGGCGATCGACCTTTATTGTTAGTACAATGACCATGTTGTCTCGGGTGCTGGGCCTAGTCCGAGATGTGGTGTTGCTGAATGTGTTTGGTGCAGGTAAAGATTTCGATACCTTTGTGGTGGCCTTTCGTATTCCCAACTTTTTCAGGCGCCTATTTGCCGAAGGGGCATTTTCACAGGCTTTTATTCCGGTTTTAACCGAATATAAAACCACGAAAACCCATGCCGAAGTGCAAATCCTGATTAGCCGGGTGTTTGGCTGTCTGGCCACCTTTATGACCACCCTGACCTTTATTGCCATGGTGGCAGCACCTGCGGTGCTGTATATCTATGCGCCCGGTTTCCATGACGACCCGGAAAAATTTGCCCTGGCGACAGACATGTTCCGTCTGACCATTCCTTATCTGCTGTTTATGTCTTTAACGGCTTTTGCCAGCAGTATCCTGAACAGTTACGGTTCTTTTTCAACCCCGGCATTTTCGCCTGTACTCTTGAATATCACCATGATTGCAGGCGCATGGTGGCTAACGCCCTATATGGCCGAACCGATTATGGCACTCGGTTGGGCGGTGGTGATTGCCGGTATTTTACAGCTGGTCATTCAGATTCCAGAGCTGTGGCGTAAAAAATTATTAATTCCGCCTAAAGTGGATTTCAAACATGAAGGTGTAGAACGCATCATGAAATTGATGCTTCCGGCACTGTTTGGTGTTTCGGTCACCCAGATTAATCTATTGCTCAACACCATTTGGGCATCGTTCATGCAGGATGGCTCGGTATCGTGGTTATACAGTGCCGAGCGGATGACGGAATTGCCTTTGGGGTTGATCGGTGTGGCGATTGGTACGGTAATTTTACCTTCACTGTCTGCACGTCATGCCGAACAGGATCAGGTTAAGTTCCGTGGCATGATTGACTGGGCTGCCAAAGTAATCATGCTGGTCGGTATCCCTGCCAGCATCGCCTTATTTATGCTGTCTACTCCAATTATTCAGGCCTTGTTCCAGCGTGGGCAATTTACCTTGCAAGATACCCAGATGACCGCTTTGGCCTTGCAATGTATGAGTGCCGGGGTAATCTCCTTCATGCTGATTAAAGTCTTTGCCCCGGGCTTTTATGCCCAGCAAGATACCCGCACACCTGTGCGTGTTGGCTTGATGGCCGTGGCAGCGAATGCCATTTTAAACGTGGTGTTTATTGGTTTCTTTAAACTGATTGATTGGCATGCAGAACATATGGCCTTGGCCCTGGCTTCTTCAGGTTCGGCCTTGGTCAATGCCGGCATGCTGTATTTTTATCTGCATAAACGCAATATTTTCCGCTTTGCTGGACACTGGAAAAAGCTGTTCCTGCAATATGCAGTGGCGAATGCCGCGATGATTGCTGCACTGTGGTATGGATTGAGTTGGTACAATGGAGATGTATCACAATGGATGCGTATACTGGAAGTGATCGGTTTATGTATCGCTGGTGTGGTGGCTTATGCGATTGGTTTATTGGCAACCGGCTTTAGACCGCGTCATTTAAGACCTTAA
- the ampD gene encoding 1,6-anhydro-N-acetylmuramyl-L-alanine amidase AmpD has product MQQAPFFQVIDGQLIGARQVPSPNYNQRPEHTEIQLVVVHNISLPPSQFGGGYIEQFFQNQLDWSEHPYFQSIEGMQVSAHLLILRSGEVLQFVNFNDRAWHAGRSIYLGKKECNDYSIGIELEGSDDLPFDEVQYAVLAQVTAALQAAYPKILQHLAGHSDIAPGRKTDPGPFFDWVKFRTLLQQHKIHQ; this is encoded by the coding sequence ATGCAACAGGCCCCCTTTTTTCAGGTCATCGACGGTCAGTTAATCGGTGCCAGGCAAGTACCTTCCCCTAATTATAATCAACGTCCCGAACATACCGAAATTCAACTGGTTGTGGTGCATAACATCAGTCTGCCGCCGTCACAATTTGGTGGGGGATATATTGAACAGTTTTTTCAGAACCAGCTGGACTGGTCAGAGCATCCTTATTTTCAAAGCATTGAAGGCATGCAGGTTTCTGCACATCTGCTGATTTTACGCAGTGGTGAAGTGCTGCAATTTGTCAATTTTAATGATCGGGCCTGGCATGCCGGACGTTCCATTTACCTGGGCAAAAAAGAATGTAATGACTATTCCATTGGCATTGAACTGGAAGGCAGTGATGATTTGCCTTTTGATGAGGTGCAATATGCAGTGCTGGCGCAAGTGACGGCTGCATTGCAAGCGGCTTATCCCAAAATTTTACAACATTTGGCCGGTCACTCGGATATTGCGCCTGGACGTAAAACCGATCCGGGCCCATTTTTTGACTGGGTCAAATTCAGAACCTTATTGCAGCAGCATAAAATCCATCAATAA
- the nadC gene encoding carboxylating nicotinate-nucleotide diphosphorylase, translating into MSISQSLLEQSIQINIQQALQEDIGEGDITALLTPEDEQATATIISREDMVLAGQPWVNALIPAYDPKVQVTWLKNDGDRVQANEAFLKLAGSARSLLTVERPALNFVQTLSAVATKTALYVKELQGLNTKLLDTRKTLPGLRIAQKYAVAIGGGQNHRLGLFDAFLIKENHIMAAGGIAQAISKAHNIAPGKPVEVEVETWDELNQALEAKADIVMLDNFSQQQMIDAVKHVAGRCKLEASGNITIANLREVASSGVDYISMGVLTKDVKAVDLSMRFNA; encoded by the coding sequence ATGAGCATATCTCAATCCTTGCTTGAACAATCGATCCAAATCAACATTCAACAAGCATTACAAGAAGATATTGGCGAAGGTGATATCACTGCATTATTAACCCCTGAAGATGAACAGGCGACAGCAACCATTATTAGCCGTGAAGACATGGTGCTGGCCGGTCAGCCTTGGGTCAATGCACTGATTCCGGCTTATGATCCAAAGGTACAGGTCACCTGGCTAAAAAATGATGGCGACCGCGTACAAGCCAATGAAGCCTTTTTAAAACTGGCCGGTTCTGCACGCAGCCTGCTGACAGTGGAACGCCCTGCCCTCAACTTTGTGCAAACACTTTCTGCAGTTGCGACCAAAACCGCTTTATATGTCAAAGAACTGCAAGGCTTAAATACCAAATTGTTAGATACCCGTAAAACCTTGCCGGGCTTACGTATTGCACAAAAATATGCCGTGGCGATTGGTGGCGGTCAGAACCATCGTCTGGGTTTGTTTGATGCCTTTTTGATTAAAGAAAACCATATTATGGCAGCGGGCGGTATTGCACAGGCGATTAGCAAGGCACATAACATTGCACCGGGTAAACCTGTTGAAGTTGAAGTTGAAACCTGGGATGAACTAAACCAGGCTTTAGAAGCAAAAGCGGATATCGTGATGCTGGATAACTTCAGCCAGCAGCAAATGATTGATGCGGTGAAGCATGTTGCCGGTCGTTGCAAGCTGGAAGCATCGGGTAACATTACCATCGCAAACTTACGTGAAGTGGCAAGCTCAGGTGTGGACTATATTTCAATGGGTGTGTTAACCAAAGATGTGAAAGCAGTGGATTTATCCATGCGTTTTAATGCTTGA
- the rph gene encoding ribonuclease PH has product MRIDQRTLDQLRDVKITRNYTRYAEGSVLIEFGHTKVLCTASIDNSVPRFLKGKGQGWVTAEYGMLPRSTHTRSDREAARGKQSGRTQEIQRLIGRSLRAMVDLKKLGENTITIDCDVIQADGGTRTASITGAAVALVDAMNVLLETKKIKHDPLKGLVAAISVGMYQDKALLDLCYEEDSNCQTDLNVVMTQAGEFIELQGTAEDKPFTRAQCNEMLELAEKGIQELIKKQQEALGW; this is encoded by the coding sequence ATGCGTATCGACCAACGTACATTAGATCAATTACGTGACGTAAAAATTACCCGTAACTATACACGTTATGCGGAAGGCTCAGTGTTGATTGAATTTGGTCATACAAAAGTTCTTTGTACTGCAAGTATTGATAATTCAGTCCCGCGTTTCTTGAAAGGTAAGGGACAGGGTTGGGTGACTGCAGAATACGGCATGTTGCCACGTTCTACCCATACCCGTAGTGACCGTGAAGCGGCGCGTGGTAAACAAAGTGGCCGTACTCAGGAAATCCAGCGTCTGATTGGTCGTAGCCTGCGTGCCATGGTGGACTTGAAAAAACTGGGTGAAAATACCATTACCATCGACTGTGATGTGATTCAGGCTGATGGTGGTACACGTACAGCATCCATTACTGGTGCAGCAGTGGCTTTAGTCGATGCCATGAATGTATTGCTTGAAACCAAGAAAATTAAACACGATCCGTTGAAAGGTCTGGTGGCTGCGATTTCTGTCGGTATGTATCAAGACAAAGCCTTGCTCGATTTGTGTTATGAAGAAGATTCAAACTGCCAAACTGATTTAAACGTAGTGATGACTCAAGCAGGCGAGTTTATCGAGCTGCAGGGGACTGCTGAAGACAAGCCATTTACCCGTGCACAATGTAACGAAATGCTTGAATTGGCAGAAAAAGGCATCCAAGAACTCATTAAAAAACAGCAAGAAGCTTTAGGCTGGTAA
- a CDS encoding fatty acid desaturase family protein, producing the protein MNMSVKFQENSKSKYLTAEQIAEFGEKVDAIRREIMDSIGEKDAEYIYKIRDFVRYSEIASRSVLMFGGWIPPVWLLGTGLLGISKIVENMELGHNVMHGQFDWLNDPTLNGANYDWDTMATGDDWKHTHNYIHHTYTNIIGKDHDVGYGLIRVSEAQKWEPRFLFNIPLTIQLMVFFEWYVGVQNLHLEDAIAYKTKTWKQVWKDSEKFRKKATRQIAKDYVFFPLIAGPNALPVFAGNAVANVIRSLWASAVIFNGHFTEDAETFEPDNTATETRAEWYLRQIRGSSNFSGTEWLHILSGNLSHQIEHHLFPDMPANRYAEAAPKIRALCAEYGIHYNEASFMKQFASVWVRVAKCSLPNSWTSTLEQSKQKLKDLLSF; encoded by the coding sequence ATGAATATGTCAGTAAAGTTTCAAGAAAACAGTAAATCAAAATATTTAACTGCTGAACAAATTGCTGAATTTGGTGAAAAGGTCGATGCCATTCGCCGTGAAATTATGGACAGCATTGGTGAAAAAGATGCCGAATACATTTATAAAATCCGCGATTTTGTCCGTTATAGCGAAATTGCCTCACGCAGCGTGTTGATGTTTGGCGGCTGGATTCCACCAGTCTGGTTATTGGGAACCGGTTTATTGGGTATCTCCAAAATCGTGGAAAATATGGAGCTGGGCCATAACGTGATGCATGGTCAGTTTGACTGGCTGAATGATCCGACGTTAAACGGCGCCAATTATGACTGGGACACCATGGCGACAGGCGATGACTGGAAACATACGCATAACTATATCCATCACACCTATACCAATATTATCGGTAAAGATCATGATGTCGGTTATGGCCTGATTCGGGTCAGTGAAGCGCAAAAATGGGAACCGCGCTTTTTATTCAATATTCCTTTAACTATTCAGCTGATGGTGTTTTTTGAATGGTATGTGGGCGTACAGAATTTACATCTGGAAGATGCGATTGCCTATAAAACCAAAACCTGGAAACAGGTGTGGAAAGATTCTGAAAAATTCCGCAAGAAAGCCACCCGTCAGATTGCCAAAGATTATGTCTTTTTTCCTCTGATCGCAGGTCCGAATGCACTGCCTGTTTTTGCCGGAAATGCAGTGGCGAATGTCATTCGTAGCCTCTGGGCATCCGCAGTGATTTTTAATGGACATTTCACTGAGGATGCTGAAACCTTTGAACCGGACAATACGGCCACTGAAACGCGTGCCGAATGGTATTTACGTCAAATTCGCGGATCGAGTAATTTTAGCGGCACAGAATGGCTGCATATTTTGAGTGGTAATTTGAGTCATCAAATTGAACACCATTTATTCCCTGATATGCCAGCGAACCGTTATGCTGAAGCTGCACCAAAAATCCGTGCCTTATGTGCAGAGTATGGCATTCACTATAATGAAGCCAGTTTCATGAAACAGTTTGCTAGCGTCTGGGTACGTGTGGCTAAATGTTCATTGCCAAATTCATGGACTTCAACTCTTGAACAATCCAAACAGAAATTAAAAGACTTATTGAGCTTTTAA
- a CDS encoding ferredoxin reductase codes for MSHVMQYQPQWIREDFVDFIAEKINPVWAWKKVKASIVDVQMLSSDFYQIELQPNHNFRADAFHAGQSILVTVVIAGVREQRSYSIVKITANGNVVIAVKRQGKVSNALTHLPVGGVVESSQVQGDFTLSSSQQPILLLASGSGITAIYSLLQQAIRQKVSQIDLIYFSRDEAFDAELQRLAEQHPQFQYHHFNTLAQKQHLTAELLESTVPDFQQRQSYACGAKGMMQSLNQIYQQFGIVDQLKQEYFQVVVDENAVVQPVIFLRAQQEFEAKTNLLESAEQAGLRPAHGCRMGICNTCTCTKVSGSTKNLLTGEIDHDSNTQIKLCISQAVSPVTINL; via the coding sequence ATGAGTCATGTCATGCAATATCAGCCGCAATGGATTCGAGAAGATTTCGTCGATTTTATTGCTGAAAAAATCAATCCAGTTTGGGCATGGAAAAAAGTCAAAGCCAGTATTGTCGATGTACAGATGCTGAGTTCAGACTTTTATCAGATTGAGTTGCAGCCGAATCATAATTTTCGTGCTGATGCTTTTCATGCCGGACAAAGTATTTTAGTGACTGTAGTGATTGCAGGTGTGCGTGAGCAACGCAGTTATTCGATTGTCAAAATCACTGCCAACGGCAACGTGGTGATTGCCGTAAAACGTCAGGGCAAAGTATCTAATGCTTTAACCCATTTGCCCGTAGGTGGCGTAGTAGAAAGCTCTCAGGTGCAGGGTGATTTCACATTAAGTTCATCTCAACAACCTATTCTGTTGTTAGCTTCAGGCAGTGGTATCACTGCGATTTATTCTTTATTGCAACAGGCCATCCGTCAAAAAGTCAGTCAGATTGACCTGATTTATTTTAGCCGTGATGAGGCCTTCGATGCCGAATTGCAGCGATTGGCCGAGCAGCATCCCCAGTTTCAATATCATCATTTTAATACTCTGGCACAGAAGCAACATTTAACCGCGGAACTACTTGAAAGTACCGTGCCGGATTTCCAGCAACGTCAAAGTTATGCCTGTGGTGCCAAGGGCATGATGCAAAGCCTGAACCAAATTTATCAACAATTCGGCATCGTTGATCAATTGAAACAGGAATATTTTCAGGTCGTTGTAGATGAAAATGCAGTAGTACAACCGGTAATTTTCTTACGCGCTCAACAAGAGTTTGAAGCCAAAACCAATTTGCTGGAAAGTGCTGAACAGGCGGGCTTAAGACCCGCACATGGCTGCCGTATGGGCATCTGCAATACCTGTACCTGTACCAAAGTCAGTGGTTCAACCAAAAACCTGCTCACTGGTGAAATCGACCACGATAGCAATACCCAGATTAAATTGTGTATTAGCCAGGCCGTGAGTCCGGTCACTATTAACCTGTAA